In Spinacia oleracea cultivar Varoflay chromosome 5, BTI_SOV_V1, whole genome shotgun sequence, a single window of DNA contains:
- the LOC130461593 gene encoding uncharacterized protein — protein sequence MASAIEDEVCYVFSPNSDSAPLNFASPIHVSPKSSVRSEFQKPRVKITHDDIRDEIQFWDSSVVFFVLGANPPSHVIDGFVRRIWGKFGVDKVVALGNGVHIVRFTTTENRDKVLSMGYQFFDKKPFVVKPWEQSMSVNKEDIKSIPIWVQLPKLNLMYWGEKSLYKIVGMVGKPLRMDMATKKREKLQYARVLVEVSMSQVFPDSVEYEDADGVVVTQPIVYEWKPVVCETCKGMGHSADVCTKKTKPVWRPKVVQQHPSRQEEGGFSGGDKELKANQD from the coding sequence ATGGCTTCTGCCATTGAAGATGAGGTATGCTATGTTTTTTCGCCCAATTCTGATAGTGCTCCTCTCAATTTTGCATCTCCAATTCATGTCAGCCCGAAATCTTCTGTGCGTTCCGAATTTCAAAAACCTCGTGTTAAAATCACACATGATGATATTCGAGATGAGATTCAATTTTGGGATTCTTCtgtggttttttttgttttggggGCAAACCCACCTTCACATGTGATTGATGGTTTTGTTAGAAGGATTTGGGGGAAATTTGGTGTTGATAAGGTGGTAGCTCTTGGAAATGGGGTGCACATAGTACGATTTACTACCACTGAAAACAGAGACAAAGTCCTTAGCATGGGATATCAATTTTTTGATAAGAAACCTTTTGTGGTGAAACCATGGGAGCAGTCTATGAGTGTTAATAAGGAAGATATTAAGTCGATCCCTATCTGGGTTCAATTGCCTAAACTGAATCTCATGTATTGGGGGGAGAAAAGCTTGTACAAAATTGTGGGAATGGTTGGCAAACCTCTGAGAATGGACATGGCCACtaagaaaagagagaaactGCAATATGCAAGAGTGTTGGTTGAGGTAAGTATGTCTCAAGTGTTTCCTGACTCTGTGGAGTATGAGGATGCAGATGGTGTGGTGGTTACTCAACCCATTGTGTATGAGTGGAAGCCAGTAGTATGTGAAACTTGTAAGGGAATGGGGCACTCTGCTGATGTGTGCACTAAGAAGACCAAGCCAGTTTGGAGACCCAAAGTGGTACAACAACACCCTTCTAGACAAGAGGAGGGGGGTTTTTCAGGTGGTGACAAGGAGCTTAAGGCCAATCAGGACTAG